The Flavobacterium sp. HJ-32-4 genome contains a region encoding:
- a CDS encoding iron-sulfur cluster assembly accessory protein: MIRVSDDARRKLVQLMGEEGYDASKDYVRVGVKSGGCSGLEYVLKFDRELGESDKVFEDNDVRVAVEKKSFLYLAGTVLEFSGGLNGKGFVFNNPNASRTCGCGESFSL; encoded by the coding sequence ATGATACGAGTATCGGATGATGCCCGGCGGAAGCTGGTGCAACTGATGGGAGAAGAGGGGTACGACGCATCGAAGGATTACGTTCGGGTCGGCGTGAAAAGCGGCGGTTGTTCGGGTTTGGAATATGTCCTGAAATTCGACCGCGAACTCGGCGAAAGCGATAAAGTATTCGAAGACAATGACGTGCGCGTGGCCGTAGAGAAAAAGTCGTTTTTATACCTCGCCGGGACGGTTCTTGAATTCTCCGGTGGACTGAACGGCAAAGGCTTTGTCTTCAACAATCCAAACGCCTCACGGACGTGTGGGTGTGGGGAGAGTTTCTCGCTTTAG
- the sufB gene encoding Fe-S cluster assembly protein SufB: protein MSKYTEDDLKVELENKEYEYGFYTDIESDTLPIGLNEDIVRAISRKKEEPEWMTEWRLEAFRAWSEMTEPEWANVHYEKPDFQAISYYSAPMKKPKYESLDEVDPELLDTFKKLGISIDEQKKLAGVAVDIVMDSVSVATTFKKTLAEKGIIFCSISEAIKEHPELVQKYIGSVVPQRDNFYAALNSAVFSDGSFCYIPKGVRCPMELSTYFRINQAGTGQFERTLVIADEGSYVSYLEGCTAPSRDENQLHAAVVELIALDNAEIKYSTVQNWYPGNKEGKGGVYNFVTKRGLCETNAKISWTQVETGSAVTWKYPSCILKGDNSVGEFYSIAVTNNHQQADTGTKMVHLGRNTKSTIISKGISAGKSQNSYRGLVQIGPRAENARNFSQCDSLLMGNNCGAHTFPYIESRNTTAKIEHEATTSKIGEDQIFYCNQRGIDTEKAIALIVNGFSREVLNKLPMEFAVEAQKLLEISLEGSVG, encoded by the coding sequence ATGAGCAAATATACCGAAGACGATCTCAAGGTCGAACTTGAGAACAAAGAATACGAGTACGGCTTCTATACGGATATAGAATCCGATACGCTCCCTATAGGCCTGAATGAAGACATCGTGCGTGCGATCTCCCGAAAAAAGGAGGAGCCCGAATGGATGACCGAATGGCGCTTGGAGGCGTTTCGGGCGTGGTCGGAAATGACCGAGCCGGAATGGGCCAACGTCCATTACGAAAAACCCGATTTCCAGGCTATATCCTACTATTCGGCGCCGATGAAAAAGCCGAAATACGAAAGCCTTGACGAGGTCGATCCGGAATTGCTCGACACCTTCAAAAAGCTCGGCATCTCGATTGACGAACAAAAGAAACTCGCAGGAGTGGCGGTAGATATCGTTATGGACTCCGTTTCTGTAGCAACAACCTTCAAGAAGACACTGGCGGAGAAAGGCATCATTTTCTGTTCCATTTCGGAAGCCATCAAAGAACATCCGGAACTCGTTCAGAAATATATCGGTTCAGTGGTGCCGCAGCGCGATAACTTCTACGCGGCGCTCAATTCAGCCGTCTTTTCCGACGGTTCGTTCTGCTACATCCCGAAAGGGGTTCGCTGCCCGATGGAACTGTCGACCTACTTCCGCATCAACCAGGCGGGCACTGGCCAATTTGAACGCACTTTGGTGATTGCCGACGAGGGGAGCTATGTCTCTTACCTCGAAGGCTGCACCGCCCCGAGCCGCGACGAGAACCAATTGCACGCTGCGGTGGTCGAACTCATCGCACTCGACAATGCCGAAATCAAGTATTCAACGGTGCAGAACTGGTATCCGGGGAACAAAGAAGGCAAAGGCGGTGTCTATAACTTCGTCACCAAACGCGGCTTGTGCGAAACCAATGCCAAGATATCCTGGACACAGGTTGAAACGGGTTCTGCCGTTACCTGGAAATACCCTTCCTGTATCCTGAAAGGCGATAACTCGGTCGGAGAATTCTATTCGATCGCCGTTACCAACAACCACCAACAGGCCGATACGGGCACCAAGATGGTACACCTGGGGCGTAATACCAAGTCGACCATCATCTCGAAAGGGATCTCGGCCGGCAAGTCCCAAAACAGCTATCGTGGACTCGTGCAGATTGGCCCGCGGGCGGAAAATGCCCGGAACTTCTCGCAGTGTGATTCCCTGTTGATGGGCAACAACTGTGGCGCGCATACCTTCCCTTACATTGAAAGCCGCAATACCACGGCGAAGATCGAACACGAAGCGACCACCTCTAAAATCGGTGAAGACCAGATTTTCTATTGCAACCAACGCGGTATCGATACCGAGAAGGCCATCGCGCTCATCGTCAACGGCTTCAGCCGCGAGGTGTTGAACAAACTGCCAATGGAGTTCGCGGTGGAAGCGCAGAAGTTGTTGGAGATCTCGTTGGAGGGGTCGGTTGGGTAA
- a CDS encoding four helix bundle protein, which produces MENRENIIVKLSFEFALEIIRHCGVLQDSRHFVIANQLLKSGTSIGANIREAQNAESKADFIHKFKIAAKEIEETFYWLELCALSEGFPPSGILSSNLQTISRIVNKIIISSKAGV; this is translated from the coding sequence ATGGAAAACCGCGAGAACATCATTGTCAAACTATCCTTCGAGTTCGCGCTCGAAATCATCCGCCATTGCGGTGTATTACAGGATAGCCGGCATTTTGTGATTGCAAACCAGCTCCTAAAATCCGGCACGAGCATCGGCGCGAACATCCGCGAGGCACAAAACGCCGAAAGCAAAGCCGACTTCATACACAAATTCAAGATTGCCGCCAAAGAAATTGAAGAGACATTCTACTGGCTGGAACTTTGCGCCCTGTCAGAAGGCTTTCCTCCTTCGGGCATCCTTTCCTCCAACCTGCAAACCATATCGCGAATCGTAAACAAAATCATCATATCATCGAAGGCAGGAGTTTGA
- the sufC gene encoding Fe-S cluster assembly ATPase SufC, which produces MLEIKNLHAKVEDKDILKGINLTVKAGEVHAIMGPNGSGKSTLSAVIAGNEKYEVTEGEVFLDGEDISEMAPEERAHKGVFLSFQYPVEIPGVSVTNFMKTAINETRKANGKEEMPANEMLKLIREKSELLEIDRKFLSRSLNEGFSGGEKKRNEIFQMAMLEPKLAILDETDSGLDIDALRIVANGVNKLKSDDNAIVVITHYQRLLDYIVPDFVHVLYNGKIVKSGGKELAYELEEKGYDWIKAEN; this is translated from the coding sequence ATGCTTGAAATTAAGAACTTACACGCAAAAGTAGAAGATAAAGACATCCTCAAAGGCATCAACCTAACCGTGAAAGCCGGTGAGGTGCACGCCATCATGGGGCCGAACGGATCGGGTAAATCGACACTTTCCGCGGTGATTGCCGGGAATGAGAAATACGAAGTGACTGAAGGGGAAGTATTCCTCGACGGAGAAGACATCTCGGAAATGGCGCCGGAAGAACGCGCCCATAAAGGTGTTTTCCTTTCGTTCCAATATCCGGTAGAGATACCGGGCGTATCGGTTACAAACTTTATGAAAACGGCCATCAACGAAACCCGTAAAGCCAACGGGAAAGAAGAGATGCCCGCCAACGAAATGCTGAAGCTCATCCGCGAAAAATCGGAATTGCTTGAAATCGACCGGAAATTCCTGTCGCGCTCGCTCAACGAAGGGTTTTCCGGCGGTGAGAAAAAACGGAACGAAATCTTCCAGATGGCGATGCTGGAACCGAAGTTGGCGATCCTTGATGAAACCGATTCCGGACTCGACATCGACGCGCTGCGGATCGTGGCCAACGGCGTCAACAAACTGAAAAGCGACGACAACGCCATCGTGGTCATCACCCACTACCAGCGCCTACTCGACTATATCGTGCCCGATTTCGTGCACGTCCTTTACAACGGAAAAATCGTAAAGTCAGGCGGTAAGGAACTGGCGTATGAACTGGAAGAAAAAGGATACGATTGGATTAAGGCTGAGAATTGA
- a CDS encoding four helix bundle protein, with protein sequence MGTIRSFEDMLSWQKARAFNKKIYDVSLSENFGRDFELGRQIRRASLSITSNIAEGFERRTDNEFLFFLNVAKGSIGEVRSQLYLASDLGYINKTQCDNLLAEATEISKMLAGFMKYLETKSGKR encoded by the coding sequence ATGGGAACCATTCGATCATTCGAAGACATGCTCTCGTGGCAGAAAGCACGAGCGTTCAACAAGAAGATTTATGATGTCTCGTTATCCGAGAATTTTGGAAGAGACTTCGAGTTGGGAAGACAAATACGGAGAGCGTCGCTTTCAATAACGTCGAACATAGCGGAAGGCTTTGAACGACGAACTGATAACGAATTTTTGTTCTTCCTTAATGTTGCGAAAGGATCGATCGGAGAAGTCAGGTCGCAATTGTACCTCGCTTCCGATCTCGGATACATAAACAAGACACAATGTGACAACCTATTGGCGGAAGCCACAGAGATATCAAAAATGCTTGCAGGATTTATGAAATACCTTGAAACGAAGTCCGGAAAACGATAG
- the sufD gene encoding Fe-S cluster assembly protein SufD — MNLKEKLLSSFIAFEEHVDTDASLHEVRMAALKNFEEKGFPSKKEEAWKYTSLNSVLKTDYSIFPKNENAVELNDVRKYFLHEIDTYKAIFVDGVFASFLSSTTHDGLDVCLMSSALTKPKYKLVIDHYFNKIASQDETLTSLNTAFSIEGAYINIPKNTVVEKPIEIINFSTGKEHALLLQPRNLVIVGENAQVQIIERHQSLNGHPVLTNAVTEIFAHKYANVDYYKIQNDLLSANLVDNTYISQHDHSVVSVHTFSFGGNLTRNNLNFYHFGERIDSTLKGITIIGEKQHVDHYTLVHHGAPNCESHQNYKCIVSDSATGVFNGKIYVEKEAQKTDAFQQNNNILLSDKATINAKPQLEIFADDVKCSHGCTIGQLDESAMFYMRQRGIPEKEAKALLLFAFSNEAIESIRIPALKQRITKLIATKLGVSLGFDL; from the coding sequence ATGAACTTAAAAGAAAAACTCCTATCCTCTTTCATCGCATTCGAAGAACACGTCGATACCGACGCGTCTTTGCACGAAGTGCGCATGGCGGCACTGAAGAACTTCGAAGAAAAAGGATTTCCCTCCAAAAAAGAGGAAGCCTGGAAATATACGTCGCTCAACAGCGTCCTGAAGACCGATTATTCGATTTTCCCGAAGAACGAAAATGCCGTTGAACTCAACGATGTACGGAAGTACTTCCTGCATGAGATCGACACCTACAAGGCCATCTTTGTAGACGGTGTTTTTGCGTCGTTCCTGTCGTCGACCACGCACGACGGACTCGATGTTTGCCTCATGTCATCCGCGCTGACGAAACCGAAATACAAGCTGGTCATCGACCATTATTTCAATAAAATCGCCAGCCAGGACGAGACCCTTACATCGCTCAATACCGCCTTTTCGATCGAGGGGGCTTACATCAATATTCCAAAGAACACCGTAGTTGAAAAGCCGATTGAAATCATCAATTTCTCGACCGGTAAAGAGCACGCGCTGTTGCTGCAGCCGCGCAACCTGGTGATTGTCGGTGAAAACGCCCAGGTGCAGATCATCGAGCGCCACCAGAGCCTCAACGGCCATCCGGTGCTCACGAACGCCGTGACCGAGATCTTTGCACACAAATACGCCAACGTCGATTACTATAAAATCCAGAACGACCTGCTGAGCGCGAACCTCGTCGACAACACCTATATCTCTCAGCACGACCACAGTGTGGTATCGGTACATACGTTCTCGTTCGGGGGCAACCTCACCCGCAACAACCTCAACTTCTATCATTTCGGCGAACGGATCGATAGCACGCTGAAGGGCATCACCATCATCGGCGAGAAACAACATGTCGACCATTACACCCTCGTGCACCATGGCGCGCCGAACTGCGAAAGCCACCAAAACTACAAGTGTATCGTGTCAGACAGCGCCACCGGTGTCTTCAATGGCAAGATATACGTCGAGAAAGAAGCGCAGAAAACCGACGCCTTCCAGCAGAACAACAACATCCTGCTGAGCGATAAAGCCACCATCAACGCCAAACCGCAGCTCGAAATCTTCGCCGACGACGTCAAATGTTCGCACGGCTGCACCATCGGCCAACTCGACGAAAGCGCGATGTTCTATATGCGCCAGCGCGGTATTCCCGAAAAAGAAGCCAAAGCCTTGCTGTTGTTCGCGTTCTCAAACGAAGCCATCGAAAGCATCCGCATTCCGGCGCTCAAACAGCGTATCACGAAACTGATCGCTACGAAATTGGGGGTAAGTCTGGGATTCGACCTGTAA
- a CDS encoding c-type cytochrome: MRKCLLTVLTLALVACGKEPKSGSSDAQAEAVTPEALGKEIFEGKGNCVACHLPDKTSVGPSIIAIANAYKGKKGAMAAFLNEEADPIVDPDKYAVMKTNFAITKAMTAEEREALETYVSTYAQP, translated from the coding sequence ATGAGAAAGTGTCTGTTAACCGTATTGACGCTGGCGCTGGTCGCGTGCGGAAAAGAACCGAAGTCCGGCAGCAGTGACGCTCAGGCCGAGGCAGTCACTCCGGAAGCCCTCGGCAAGGAGATTTTTGAAGGAAAAGGAAACTGTGTCGCCTGCCACTTGCCGGATAAGACGTCAGTCGGCCCTTCGATTATAGCCATTGCCAATGCCTATAAGGGCAAAAAAGGCGCTATGGCGGCGTTTTTAAACGAGGAGGCAGACCCCATTGTGGATCCGGACAAATACGCGGTGATGAAGACAAATTTCGCGATCACGAAGGCGATGACGGCCGAAGAGCGCGAGGCGTTGGAAACATACGTTTCTACCTATGCCCAACCCTAG
- the hemB gene encoding porphobilinogen synthase — protein MFPLQRGRRLRTNDAIRSIVRETHLTPNDFMFPMFIAEGNGYQSEIPSMPGIYRRSLDLTVKEVKELWNLGIKAVNIYVKVDDSLKDNTGKEAWNPDGLMQRAIRAIKDAVPGMIVMPDVALDPYSIYGHDGIIANGDIANDATNDALVRMALSHAAAGADFVAPSDMMDGRVLALRTALEENGYHNVGIMSYSAKYASSFYGPFRDALDSAPVDSQDIPKDKKTYQMDYANRIEAIKEALMDVEEGADIVMVKPGIAYLDIVREVKNAVNVPVSVFHVSGEYAMIKAAAERGWLDHDKIMIEQLYCIKRAGADLISTYFAKEAAILLNR, from the coding sequence ATGTTTCCTCTCCAAAGAGGCCGCCGCCTCCGCACCAACGACGCCATCCGTTCCATCGTCAGGGAAACCCACCTGACACCGAACGATTTTATGTTCCCGATGTTTATTGCAGAGGGGAACGGGTACCAATCCGAGATACCATCCATGCCGGGTATTTACCGGCGGTCGCTTGACCTCACCGTAAAAGAGGTCAAAGAACTCTGGAACCTTGGGATCAAGGCCGTCAATATCTACGTTAAGGTGGACGACAGCCTAAAAGACAACACCGGTAAGGAAGCCTGGAACCCGGACGGACTCATGCAACGCGCCATTCGTGCCATCAAAGACGCTGTACCGGGGATGATCGTCATGCCTGATGTGGCGCTCGATCCGTATTCCATCTACGGTCATGATGGCATTATCGCCAACGGTGACATCGCCAATGATGCGACCAACGATGCCCTGGTGCGCATGGCCCTCTCACACGCCGCAGCGGGTGCCGATTTCGTGGCGCCCAGCGATATGATGGACGGACGTGTGTTGGCTCTACGGACGGCACTTGAAGAGAATGGCTACCACAACGTGGGCATCATGAGCTACAGCGCGAAGTATGCCTCGTCGTTCTACGGTCCGTTTCGTGATGCACTCGATTCGGCACCGGTCGACTCACAGGACATTCCGAAAGACAAGAAGACCTACCAGATGGATTACGCCAACCGCATTGAAGCCATCAAAGAAGCGCTGATGGACGTAGAAGAAGGTGCCGACATCGTCATGGTGAAGCCCGGAATCGCTTATCTCGACATTGTACGTGAAGTGAAGAACGCGGTGAACGTGCCCGTATCGGTTTTTCATGTGTCGGGCGAATATGCCATGATCAAAGCCGCCGCCGAACGGGGCTGGCTCGACCACGACAAAATCATGATCGAGCAGTTGTATTGTATCAAACGCGCGGGTGCCGACCTGATTTCGACCTATTTTGCCAAGGAGGCCGCTATATTGCTGAACCGATGA
- a CDS encoding four helix bundle protein has protein sequence MIDYKKYKVWEKAHAFVLKTYALTANFPKSEMFNLTSQINRATFQYLPTSRKASDIRKTSWKSGKC, from the coding sequence ATGATCGATTATAAGAAATATAAGGTTTGGGAAAAAGCTCATGCGTTTGTACTCAAAACGTACGCGCTCACCGCTAATTTCCCGAAGTCTGAAATGTTTAACTTAACGTCTCAAATTAATCGTGCGACGTTTCAATACCTGCCAACATCGCGGAAGGCTTCGGATATTCGGAAGACATCATGGAAGTCAGGAAAATGCTAG
- the hemF gene encoding oxygen-dependent coproporphyrinogen oxidase, whose protein sequence is MKERFFDYIHQLQDTITNGIEAIDGQARFREDLWDRPEGGGGRTRVIENGAVFEKGGVNISGVHGKLPEPMQKMFGVGDVDFFACGLSLVLHPKNPMVPTVHANWRYFEMYDEAGNVVDSWFGGGQDLTPYYLFDEDAAHFHHVCKDACDRHDAAFYPKYKKQCDTYFWNAHRHEARGVGGLFFDYCRADQNRTMDDWYAFVTDVGNSFLSAYGPIAEKRKNMPYTSEQRTWQEIRRGRYVEFNLVHDKGTLFGLRTNGRIESILMSLPPHVQWVYDHQPQPGSEEARLVAVLQRPVDWLGVEGG, encoded by the coding sequence ATGAAAGAACGTTTCTTCGATTATATCCACCAGCTCCAGGATACTATCACCAACGGCATCGAAGCCATTGACGGCCAGGCCCGTTTCCGCGAAGACCTTTGGGACCGTCCGGAAGGCGGTGGCGGCCGCACCCGTGTCATCGAGAACGGGGCTGTCTTTGAGAAAGGCGGGGTGAATATTTCCGGTGTACACGGCAAACTACCCGAGCCGATGCAGAAAATGTTCGGTGTTGGGGATGTTGATTTTTTCGCGTGTGGACTCTCACTCGTGCTACATCCCAAAAATCCGATGGTGCCCACCGTGCATGCCAATTGGCGCTATTTTGAGATGTATGACGAAGCCGGAAACGTGGTCGACAGCTGGTTTGGGGGCGGGCAGGATCTGACCCCATACTACCTCTTCGACGAAGACGCCGCGCATTTTCACCACGTTTGCAAAGACGCCTGTGACCGCCATGACGCGGCGTTCTATCCGAAATACAAAAAACAGTGTGACACCTACTTCTGGAACGCCCATCGACACGAAGCGCGCGGCGTTGGGGGCCTGTTTTTCGACTATTGCCGGGCAGATCAAAACCGCACCATGGATGATTGGTATGCCTTCGTTACCGACGTGGGTAATAGTTTCCTGTCTGCCTATGGTCCGATCGCAGAGAAGCGGAAAAACATGCCGTATACAAGCGAGCAACGCACCTGGCAGGAAATCCGCCGGGGACGCTATGTCGAGTTCAACCTCGTGCACGACAAGGGAACGCTTTTCGGCTTGCGTACCAATGGGCGCATCGAGAGTATCCTGATGAGCCTTCCGCCGCATGTGCAGTGGGTGTATGACCACCAGCCCCAGCCGGGCTCCGAAGAAGCCCGATTAGTTGCGGTATTGCAGCGGCCGGTGGACTGGCTTGGAGTTGAGGGTGGATAG
- the hemE gene encoding uroporphyrinogen decarboxylase, translating to MIKNDLFLKALNNETVERPPVWMMRQAGRYLPEFRALRDKYDFFTRCRTPELAAEITVQPIRIIQPDAAILFSDILVVPQAMNIEVEMKESVGPFLPNPIRSAKDVENVIVPDIHETLGYVMDAIKLTKEMLADEVPLIGFAGSPWTIFCYAVEGRGSKSFDTAKGFCFTHPEAAHTLLQKITDTTIAYLKEKVKAGVNAVQVFDSWGGMLSPVDYQEFSWQYINQIVEALAPETKVIVFGKGCWFALGEMGKSKASALGVDWTCSPRNARYLSGGRITLQGNFDPSRLLSPIPTIKKMVHQMIDEFGKDNYIVNLGHGILPNIPVDHARAFVDAVKEYK from the coding sequence ATGATAAAAAACGACCTCTTCCTCAAAGCCCTCAATAACGAAACTGTCGAACGTCCACCCGTATGGATGATGCGCCAGGCGGGTCGCTACCTGCCTGAATTCCGCGCACTTCGCGATAAATACGACTTTTTCACGCGCTGCCGCACACCCGAGCTCGCTGCCGAAATCACCGTGCAGCCCATCCGCATCATACAACCCGATGCCGCTATCCTGTTCTCTGATATCCTCGTGGTGCCGCAGGCGATGAATATTGAGGTCGAGATGAAAGAAAGCGTGGGGCCCTTCCTGCCGAACCCCATCCGCTCGGCGAAGGACGTAGAGAACGTGATCGTACCCGACATCCATGAAACGCTTGGCTACGTCATGGACGCAATCAAGCTCACCAAAGAAATGCTTGCCGACGAAGTGCCACTGATCGGCTTTGCCGGTTCGCCCTGGACGATCTTCTGCTATGCCGTGGAAGGCCGTGGCTCGAAGAGTTTCGATACCGCCAAAGGCTTCTGCTTTACCCATCCGGAGGCGGCACACACGCTGTTGCAGAAAATCACCGACACCACCATCGCGTACCTGAAAGAGAAGGTGAAAGCCGGGGTGAATGCCGTTCAGGTGTTTGACTCGTGGGGCGGAATGCTGTCACCGGTCGATTACCAGGAATTCTCTTGGCAGTATATCAACCAGATCGTCGAGGCACTGGCCCCGGAAACCAAGGTCATCGTCTTCGGAAAAGGCTGCTGGTTCGCCCTGGGCGAGATGGGAAAATCAAAGGCATCGGCATTGGGCGTCGACTGGACGTGCTCACCGCGGAACGCGCGCTACCTTTCCGGAGGGCGCATCACGCTCCAGGGCAACTTCGACCCGTCAAGGCTGCTCTCGCCCATCCCCACCATCAAGAAAATGGTGCACCAGATGATCGACGAGTTCGGCAAAGACAACTATATCGTCAACCTCGGGCATGGTATCCTGCCGAATATTCCGGTGGACCATGCCAGGGCTTTTGTGGACGCGGTAAAGGAATACAAATAA